A region from the Aquimarina sp. ERC-38 genome encodes:
- a CDS encoding RES family NAD+ phosphorylase gives MIVYRLSKGAYKNDLSGFGAEKYGGRWNNRGTRMIYTAQSRALANLEVAVHVPLNMLPRNYYMVSIKIPDASIQVFNTDHLDDPIWRLHPPSEITQTTGDQFIATNDKLVLKVPSAIVPGDFNYLINPVHRDISKIKIIDTTLFDFDQRLFRL, from the coding sequence ATGATAGTATACCGTTTGTCTAAGGGTGCTTATAAAAATGACCTTTCCGGTTTCGGTGCCGAAAAATATGGTGGGCGATGGAACAATAGAGGTACCCGTATGATCTATACCGCACAATCCAGGGCGCTTGCAAATCTTGAAGTAGCCGTACACGTACCGCTCAATATGTTGCCTAGAAACTATTATATGGTTAGTATTAAAATTCCGGATGCTTCCATACAAGTATTTAATACCGATCACCTGGATGATCCTATCTGGCGCTTACATCCGCCTTCTGAGATTACCCAAACAACTGGAGATCAATTTATTGCCACAAATGATAAGCTGGTATTAAAAGTGCCATCCGCCATTGTTCCGGGCGATTTTAATTACTTGATTAATCCAGTACACCGTGACATTTCAAAAATTAAAATTATAGATACCACTCTGTTTGATTTTGATCAACGCTTGTTTAGATTGTAA
- a CDS encoding response regulator has product MTNVLIADHHPITRKGIVSLLKNIDNFNIVGKVSNGNEMYDVLKGETPDLLIMELDLPQINGITALRTIKKEFTGIKVIIFSSHPEEMYALSAIKAGASAYLSKTVSTKTLKKAIEKVARGGIYLNDNLTQQLANGNTEKNNMVVKYKKLSSREIEVLNLLSSGKRNKDIASTLSINEKTVSTYKTRLLKKLKVDNLADLIHQSRLLHIN; this is encoded by the coding sequence ATGACAAATGTATTAATTGCTGACCATCATCCTATTACACGCAAAGGAATCGTATCACTACTTAAAAATATTGACAATTTTAACATTGTAGGAAAAGTTAGTAATGGTAATGAAATGTACGATGTGCTAAAAGGGGAAACTCCGGATTTATTGATTATGGAATTAGATCTTCCTCAAATCAACGGAATTACTGCTTTACGTACCATTAAGAAAGAATTTACCGGAATTAAAGTGATTATCTTTAGTTCTCATCCCGAAGAAATGTATGCATTAAGTGCTATTAAGGCAGGAGCCTCTGCGTATTTATCAAAAACCGTATCTACCAAGACTTTAAAAAAGGCGATTGAAAAAGTGGCACGCGGAGGTATCTATTTGAATGATAACCTTACCCAACAGTTAGCTAATGGCAATACGGAAAAGAACAATATGGTGGTAAAGTATAAAAAGCTTTCTTCTAGGGAAATTGAAGTACTTAACCTCTTATCATCGGGTAAGCGTAATAAAGACATCGCCAGTACGCTTTCTATTAATGAAAAAACCGTAAGTACCTATAAAACGCGTTTACTTAAAAAATTAAAAGTTGATAATCTGGCGGATTTGATACATCAATCCCGTCTGCTACATATCAACTGA
- the nadE gene encoding NAD(+) synthase, with the protein MKTEKIIDHIVNWLKDYATKSGQTGFVVGVSGGIDSALTSTLCAKTGMRTLCVEMPIHQSANQVSRAREHINQLKKRFANVTNVEVNLNPVYEALITAVPEEKEDPQSDLALANTRARLRMTTLYYFSGLHRYLVAGTGNKVEDFGVGFYTKYGDGGVDVSPIADLLKSEVYALAKALEVPQSIQEAAPTDGLFGDNRSDEDQLGASYDELEWAMKMSEQSKTSDDFSGRKKEVFEIYTRLNTVNQHKMLPIPVCKIPVHLL; encoded by the coding sequence ATGAAAACAGAAAAAATTATTGATCATATTGTGAATTGGCTAAAAGATTATGCTACTAAATCCGGGCAAACCGGTTTTGTAGTTGGAGTAAGTGGCGGTATTGATAGTGCGCTTACCTCTACATTATGTGCAAAAACCGGAATGCGAACTTTATGTGTGGAAATGCCAATTCATCAGTCAGCCAACCAGGTATCGCGCGCCAGAGAACACATTAACCAACTTAAAAAAAGGTTTGCAAACGTAACCAATGTCGAAGTAAACCTGAACCCGGTGTATGAAGCTTTAATTACGGCTGTTCCGGAAGAAAAAGAAGATCCGCAATCTGATCTAGCCCTGGCTAATACCAGAGCCCGTTTACGTATGACCACGCTCTATTATTTTTCCGGATTACATAGATACCTGGTAGCAGGAACCGGAAATAAGGTAGAAGATTTTGGCGTTGGTTTTTATACTAAATACGGTGATGGCGGTGTGGATGTTAGTCCTATTGCCGATTTATTAAAAAGTGAAGTTTACGCCTTGGCCAAAGCACTGGAAGTACCGCAAAGCATTCAGGAGGCTGCTCCTACCGATGGTCTTTTTGGGGATAACCGTAGTGATGAAGATCAACTGGGTGCTTCTTACGACGAATTGGAATGGGCTATGAAAATGAGTGAACAAAGCAAAACTTCTGATGATTTTTCGGGTAGGAAAAAAGAAGTTTTTGAGATTTACACCCGTCTAAATACGGTAAATCAGCATAAAATGCTACCCATTCCGGTGTGCAAAATACCCGTTCATCTATTATAG
- the dnaG gene encoding DNA primase, which translates to MIHKNTVDAVYDAIRIEEVIGDFVTLKKSGSNFKGLSPFSDERTPSFMVSPVKQIWKDFSSGKGGNAIAFIMEHEHYSYPEAIKYLAKKYNIEVEETEQTSEQKEKANEKESLFLVNEYANQFFQQKLTGSEEGKAIGLTYYKERGFTEDTIKKFELGYSPDLWDAFTNAAIKSSYKLEFLEKTGLTIVKEAKDGSQKTFDRFKGRVMFPIKSLSGRVLGFGGRILTNDKKAAKYLNSPQSEVYDKSKVLYGIYHAKQAIAKEDECYLVEGYTDVIQFHQTGVVNTVSSSGTALTPDQIRLISRLTANITVLFDGDAAGIRASIRGIDLILEQGMNVRICTFPAGEDPDSFARENTLPELKEYLNQNTQDFIQFKASLLQEESKNDPSRKAEMITDMVRSISKIPDAIKKELYVRECARIMEISEEVLFNTLAQTLAGAEREQQKKIAVSKKQMEVVPDTSQPVEKVNPQYELEKKIIEILLLYGKKEEEFEDLVLKENEDGDLVPELEKHTMCVFEKIFLDLQEDEIEFTNETFKAAYNILIEELNLVETFKIENFINKMTPEIASQITEIIMNEEKYELHRWDDKEIHVKQKDWTVARYVSDVILNLRRFLINLKIEELLENFKKDTSISEELNLEEIKQDVMDYTQLKKVLSNKLNRVV; encoded by the coding sequence ATGATTCACAAAAATACCGTTGATGCAGTATATGACGCCATTCGTATTGAAGAGGTGATCGGTGATTTTGTAACGCTTAAAAAATCAGGTAGTAATTTTAAAGGTTTAAGCCCATTCAGTGACGAGCGTACCCCTTCTTTTATGGTATCCCCGGTAAAACAAATCTGGAAAGATTTCTCAAGTGGAAAAGGGGGAAACGCCATTGCTTTTATTATGGAACACGAGCATTATTCGTACCCCGAAGCGATAAAATACCTGGCTAAAAAATACAATATAGAAGTTGAAGAAACAGAGCAAACCAGTGAACAAAAAGAAAAAGCAAATGAAAAAGAAAGTTTATTCCTGGTTAATGAATATGCAAATCAATTCTTTCAGCAGAAGTTAACGGGCAGTGAAGAAGGGAAGGCAATCGGATTAACCTATTATAAAGAAAGGGGCTTTACTGAAGATACTATTAAAAAATTTGAGTTAGGATATTCTCCCGATCTCTGGGATGCTTTTACCAATGCAGCTATTAAAAGTTCTTATAAATTAGAATTTCTGGAAAAAACGGGGCTTACTATTGTAAAAGAAGCCAAGGACGGAAGTCAAAAAACCTTTGATCGTTTTAAAGGACGTGTGATGTTTCCTATCAAATCTTTATCCGGAAGGGTACTTGGTTTTGGGGGTAGAATTTTAACCAATGATAAAAAGGCTGCTAAATACCTTAACTCCCCACAAAGTGAGGTATATGATAAAAGTAAAGTATTATACGGAATTTATCATGCAAAACAAGCTATTGCAAAAGAGGATGAGTGTTACCTGGTAGAAGGCTATACGGATGTGATTCAGTTTCATCAAACCGGGGTAGTAAATACGGTTTCTTCTTCAGGAACAGCCTTAACTCCGGATCAGATACGATTAATCAGTCGGTTAACCGCTAATATTACCGTTCTATTTGACGGCGATGCAGCCGGGATAAGGGCATCTATACGGGGGATCGATTTAATCTTAGAACAGGGGATGAATGTGCGTATTTGTACCTTCCCCGCAGGAGAAGATCCGGATAGCTTTGCCCGTGAAAATACACTTCCGGAACTTAAAGAATATCTTAATCAAAACACTCAGGATTTTATACAATTCAAAGCTTCTTTACTACAAGAAGAATCAAAAAATGACCCTTCTAGAAAAGCAGAAATGATCACCGATATGGTACGAAGTATTTCTAAAATACCGGATGCCATAAAAAAAGAACTATACGTACGTGAATGTGCAAGGATTATGGAAATTTCTGAAGAAGTGCTATTTAATACCCTGGCTCAGACTTTAGCAGGAGCTGAAAGAGAACAACAAAAGAAAATAGCGGTTTCTAAAAAACAAATGGAAGTCGTACCAGATACTTCTCAACCTGTAGAAAAAGTAAATCCGCAATACGAACTGGAAAAAAAGATCATAGAAATCCTGTTGTTATACGGTAAAAAAGAAGAAGAATTTGAGGACCTGGTCTTAAAAGAAAATGAGGATGGAGACCTGGTGCCGGAATTAGAAAAACATACCATGTGTGTTTTTGAAAAAATCTTTTTAGACCTTCAGGAAGATGAAATTGAATTTACTAATGAAACTTTTAAAGCAGCTTATAACATACTTATTGAAGAACTAAATCTTGTTGAAACTTTTAAAATAGAGAATTTTATTAATAAAATGACCCCTGAAATCGCATCTCAAATTACGGAGATTATTATGAACGAAGAAAAGTATGAACTTCACCGTTGGGATGATAAAGAAATTCACGTAAAACAAAAAGACTGGACGGTTGCCCGTTATGTTTCTGATGTTATTCTAAACCTACGTAGGTTTTTAATTAATTTAAAAATAGAAGAACTATTAGAAAATTTTAAAAAAGACACTTCAATCTCAGAAGAACTAAATCTTGAAGAAATTAAACAGGACGTTATGGACTATACCCAACTTAAAAAAGTATTGTCTAATAAATTAAACCGAGTAGTATAA
- a CDS encoding chalcone isomerase family protein: protein MNLKLYFFFLLINAFITQNYAQTFVGKIGFNDVDTFDNKELVLNGAGAKDKDYVIALYLNFEVDGPEDGIMVAEKDADMGFTIKMTSSKSKEELKNLIRIGLERATDGNSYVIEEKIREFIDLLPSEMLKHGIFRVSYEKGGVMKLYQNKRIVGTLEDSFEFKKAFFKIWLGTNPVNVELKNELLGTSDINPVLGSWKTFDKETGVALSIVRLYMIDKKLNGTIERMLRESERDAVCYKCTGEDKNQKVEGLVILKDLKLKDDYKYVNGLYTNIVSGKVADCQIWMDEDNQDVLKVRYKGGGGVHEWKRIETDEPTNREEYRTVKRF, encoded by the coding sequence ATGAACTTAAAATTATACTTTTTCTTCTTACTTATAAATGCCTTTATCACACAAAATTACGCACAAACCTTTGTAGGGAAAATTGGGTTTAATGATGTAGATACTTTTGATAATAAAGAACTTGTACTTAATGGTGCCGGAGCTAAAGATAAAGATTATGTAATAGCGCTATATCTAAACTTTGAAGTGGATGGTCCGGAAGATGGAATTATGGTAGCTGAAAAAGATGCAGATATGGGATTTACCATTAAGATGACATCTTCAAAAAGTAAAGAAGAATTAAAAAACCTGATTCGGATAGGCTTAGAAAGGGCCACTGACGGTAACAGCTATGTAATTGAAGAAAAGATTCGGGAATTTATAGACCTCTTACCTTCAGAAATGTTGAAACACGGGATCTTTAGGGTAAGTTATGAGAAAGGCGGCGTAATGAAGCTATACCAAAACAAAAGAATCGTAGGTACGCTTGAAGATAGTTTTGAATTTAAAAAAGCCTTTTTTAAAATATGGCTTGGAACTAATCCGGTTAATGTAGAACTTAAAAATGAGCTGTTAGGCACTTCAGATATAAATCCGGTTTTAGGATCCTGGAAAACTTTTGATAAAGAAACCGGCGTGGCCTTAAGTATTGTTCGCTTATATATGATTGATAAGAAGTTGAATGGTACCATTGAGCGTATGCTTAGAGAATCCGAAAGGGATGCAGTTTGTTATAAATGCACCGGAGAAGATAAAAACCAAAAAGTAGAAGGATTAGTGATCCTTAAAGATTTGAAATTAAAGGATGATTATAAATACGTAAATGGGCTATACACAAATATTGTATCCGGAAAAGTAGCAGATTGTCAAATTTGGATGGATGAGGATAATCAGGATGTTTTAAAGGTCCGCTACAAAGGCGGGGGAGGTGTTCACGAATGGAAAAGAATTGAAACGGATGAACCCACCAATCGTGAAGAATACCGAACGGTTAAGCGTTTTTAA
- a CDS encoding antitoxin Xre-like helix-turn-helix domain-containing protein yields MSAAIDFFTSSDSAFIKGANDDNRSLLLIRLVREGIPYKEFEKIATWSPFTNKDWAHFLNISIRTLERHKEDVKVFKQEQSEKIVSIYQLMHYGTSVFEDDTLFFNWLYVNTLTLGGVCPKDLLDTTIGIQVVRDALGRLEHGVLA; encoded by the coding sequence ATGTCTGCAGCTATTGATTTTTTTACAAGCTCTGATAGTGCTTTTATAAAAGGTGCTAATGATGATAATCGTTCGCTTTTATTAATCAGGTTAGTCAGAGAAGGTATTCCTTATAAAGAATTTGAAAAAATTGCCACCTGGTCTCCCTTTACTAATAAAGACTGGGCGCATTTCTTAAATATATCCATACGTACACTAGAGCGTCATAAAGAAGATGTCAAAGTTTTTAAACAAGAACAAAGCGAGAAAATTGTCAGTATCTATCAATTAATGCATTATGGCACTTCTGTTTTTGAAGACGATACGCTTTTTTTTAATTGGCTGTACGTAAATACACTTACGCTAGGTGGAGTTTGTCCTAAAGATTTGCTGGATACTACCATTGGGATACAAGTGGTAAGAGATGCTTTAGGCCGGTTAGAGCACGGGGTATTAGCATGA
- the queA gene encoding tRNA preQ1(34) S-adenosylmethionine ribosyltransferase-isomerase QueA, whose translation MKLSNFNFNLPKELLAEYPSENRDEARLMVLDREKQTIEHKQFKDLIDYFEPNDVMVLNNTKVFPARLYGNKEKTGARIEVFLLRELNSETRLWDVLVDPARKIRIGNKLYFGDDESLVAEVIDNTTSRGRTLRFLYDGSYDEFRQKLTDLGETPLPKYIKRETEPEDEERYQTIYAKNEGAVAAPTAGLHFSKHLMKRLEIKGVDFAEITLHVGLGTFNPVEVEDLSKHKMDSEEAYITSEAVATINKAIHGKQRVCSVGTTVMRALESAVSSNHTLNEFRGWTNKFIFPPYEFSIANSMITNFHTPKSTLLMMVSAFAGHDFMKEAYAQAVKEKYKFYSYGDAMLIL comes from the coding sequence ATGAAATTATCAAACTTTAATTTTAACCTTCCTAAAGAATTACTGGCAGAGTACCCTTCAGAAAACCGTGATGAAGCGCGTTTAATGGTATTAGACCGGGAAAAACAAACCATAGAGCATAAACAATTTAAGGATCTTATTGATTATTTTGAACCTAATGATGTAATGGTCCTTAATAATACCAAAGTTTTTCCGGCAAGATTGTACGGTAACAAAGAGAAAACCGGTGCAAGAATTGAAGTTTTTTTATTGAGAGAATTAAATTCCGAAACCAGATTATGGGATGTTTTAGTAGATCCTGCCCGTAAAATTAGAATTGGTAATAAATTATATTTCGGAGATGATGAAAGTCTGGTAGCAGAAGTGATTGACAATACTACTTCGCGCGGACGTACTTTGCGTTTTTTATATGATGGCTCTTATGATGAATTCAGACAGAAATTAACAGATCTGGGAGAAACTCCCTTACCTAAATATATTAAAAGGGAAACCGAACCTGAAGATGAGGAACGGTATCAAACGATTTATGCAAAAAATGAAGGAGCCGTGGCAGCACCTACTGCTGGACTTCATTTTTCTAAACATTTAATGAAAAGATTAGAAATTAAAGGGGTAGATTTTGCAGAAATTACACTTCATGTAGGCTTGGGAACTTTTAACCCGGTTGAAGTTGAAGATTTGTCCAAGCATAAAATGGATAGTGAAGAAGCGTATATTACTAGTGAAGCCGTAGCAACTATTAATAAAGCCATTCATGGTAAACAACGAGTGTGTTCAGTAGGAACTACAGTAATGCGTGCCTTAGAAAGTGCTGTTTCATCTAATCATACGTTAAACGAGTTCCGGGGCTGGACTAATAAGTTTATATTCCCACCTTACGAATTTAGCATAGCAAACAGTATGATCACTAATTTTCATACACCTAAATCTACATTATTGATGATGGTTTCTGCTTTTGCAGGACATGATTTTATGAAAGAAGCCTATGCACAAGCAGTAAAAGAAAAGTATAAATTCTATTCTTACGGAGACGCAATGTTGATTTTATAA
- a CDS encoding RNA polymerase sigma factor: MKVIRFYTNEKQLIKRAGDNQRDAQRRLYETYAPKMLGVCRRYITDQQFAEDVMIGAFAKVFSKISQFKFEGSFEGWVRRIMVNDCISFIRKQKRHVYVEEFVDTSASYYDDYHQHLEVEEIQKLIDTLPDGYKMVFILYAIEGYKHKEIAEALDISESASKTQLFKARKLLQQKINNVNIKNDGTFKV, from the coding sequence GTGAAAGTGATTAGATTTTATACAAACGAAAAACAGCTAATTAAAAGAGCCGGAGATAATCAACGGGATGCGCAACGTAGGTTATATGAAACCTATGCTCCTAAGATGCTAGGTGTTTGTAGAAGGTATATCACCGACCAACAGTTTGCCGAAGATGTAATGATTGGTGCTTTTGCAAAAGTCTTTTCAAAGATAAGTCAATTTAAATTCGAAGGAAGTTTTGAAGGTTGGGTACGTCGTATCATGGTGAATGATTGTATTTCTTTTATCAGAAAACAAAAACGACATGTATACGTAGAGGAATTTGTGGATACCTCAGCATCTTACTACGATGATTACCATCAGCACCTCGAAGTCGAAGAAATTCAAAAACTTATCGATACTTTACCGGATGGATATAAAATGGTTTTTATACTCTACGCAATTGAAGGATATAAACATAAAGAAATTGCAGAAGCTTTGGATATTTCAGAAAGCGCCTCTAAAACACAACTTTTTAAAGCTAGAAAATTATTGCAACAAAAAATTAATAATGTAAATATAAAGAACGATGGCACCTTTAAAGTTTGA
- the gldB gene encoding gliding motility lipoprotein GldB, which yields MNIYYTLLIIALPMMLVSCSEDQKTKDEIAGIPVNISIERFDQEFINLDNQKLADLKVTYPFLFPPQFPDSIWLKKSVDTLQAELSSEVLKKFPSLEKSEDEIKNLMQHIQYYFPEIKVPRVVTITSDVDYQQKIILADSLLLISLDTYLGTDHYFYQGIQQFIKKNFNADQLTSDIAARYLKEIIPLPSDRTFLANMIYYGKELYGKSKLLPQSSEAQLIGYTDEEWQWVLENEEQVWRYFIDRELLYKTDKNLSTRFLYPAPFSKFNLQLIDNESPDRVGRFIGWQIVKSFMRNKDVSLRQLINEDADQLFKASRYKPKKNE from the coding sequence ATGAATATCTATTATACATTGCTAATTATTGCCTTGCCTATGATGCTGGTAAGTTGCTCCGAAGATCAAAAAACCAAAGACGAAATAGCCGGTATCCCGGTCAATATTTCAATCGAACGTTTTGACCAGGAATTTATAAACCTGGATAACCAAAAGTTAGCTGATTTAAAAGTTACCTATCCCTTTCTCTTCCCGCCTCAATTTCCGGACAGTATCTGGTTAAAAAAGTCTGTAGATACGTTACAGGCAGAACTAAGTTCAGAGGTTTTAAAAAAATTTCCAAGCTTAGAAAAGTCAGAAGATGAAATTAAAAATCTGATGCAGCATATACAGTACTATTTTCCGGAAATAAAGGTGCCACGAGTAGTGACCATTACCTCAGATGTGGATTATCAACAAAAAATAATCCTGGCTGATAGCCTTCTATTAATTTCGCTAGATACATATCTAGGTACGGACCATTATTTTTACCAGGGCATCCAGCAGTTTATCAAAAAGAATTTTAATGCAGACCAGCTTACCTCAGATATTGCCGCTCGGTATTTAAAAGAAATTATTCCGTTACCATCTGATCGTACTTTCCTGGCAAATATGATTTATTATGGTAAAGAACTCTATGGCAAAAGCAAGTTATTACCACAAAGTAGCGAAGCACAACTGATAGGATATACCGATGAAGAATGGCAGTGGGTCTTAGAAAACGAAGAACAGGTTTGGCGTTACTTTATAGATAGGGAATTATTGTATAAAACCGATAAGAATTTGAGTACCCGGTTTTTGTACCCTGCTCCATTTTCAAAATTTAATCTTCAACTGATTGATAACGAATCCCCGGATCGTGTAGGTAGGTTTATAGGTTGGCAAATCGTAAAATCATTTATGCGCAATAAGGACGTATCTTTGCGACAACTTATTAATGAAGATGCTGACCAGCTATTTAAAGCATCCCGATATAAACCAAAAAAGAATGAGTAA
- the rlmN gene encoding 23S rRNA (adenine(2503)-C(2))-methyltransferase RlmN: MKSSKKDIRALSREQLRSFFKEQGEKAFRGNQVYEWLWNKGAHSFEEMTNLSKDTRVFLNHHFVINHIKVDQMQQSKDGTIKNAVKLHDDLIVESVLIPTPTRTTACVSSQVGCSLDCKFCATARLKRMRNLNADEIFDQVLAIDKESRLYHNRPLSNIVFMGMGEPLMNYPNVIKAIDKITSEDGLGMAPRRITVSTSGVPKMIKKMADDEVRFNLAVSLHSAIDEVRTRIMPFNKTFPLQDLAEALRYWYQKTKKRVTYEYVIWKGINDQQKDIDALINFCHIIPCKVNLIEYNAIDDPSFIQASETSVQAYIRQLESHHIVVNIRRSRGKDIDAACGQLANKG, from the coding sequence ATGAAATCTTCAAAAAAGGATATTCGCGCTTTATCCAGAGAACAACTTCGTAGTTTTTTTAAAGAGCAGGGAGAAAAAGCCTTTAGGGGTAACCAGGTATACGAATGGTTATGGAATAAAGGTGCGCATAGTTTTGAAGAGATGACAAATCTTTCTAAAGATACCCGGGTATTTTTAAACCATCACTTTGTTATTAATCATATCAAAGTAGACCAGATGCAACAAAGCAAGGATGGCACCATTAAAAATGCCGTAAAGTTGCATGATGATCTGATTGTAGAATCCGTGTTGATTCCTACCCCTACGCGTACCACAGCCTGCGTATCTTCACAAGTAGGTTGCAGTCTGGATTGTAAATTTTGTGCTACGGCCCGTTTAAAAAGAATGCGTAATTTAAACGCAGATGAAATTTTTGATCAGGTACTGGCAATTGACAAAGAAAGCAGGTTGTACCATAACCGGCCTTTATCTAATATTGTATTTATGGGGATGGGCGAACCCCTGATGAACTATCCTAATGTTATAAAAGCAATTGATAAAATTACATCAGAAGACGGGCTGGGGATGGCACCCCGTCGGATTACCGTTTCAACCTCCGGAGTACCTAAAATGATAAAAAAAATGGCAGATGATGAGGTGCGTTTTAACCTTGCTGTATCCTTACATTCAGCGATTGACGAAGTACGTACCCGGATTATGCCATTCAATAAAACCTTTCCTTTACAGGATTTAGCAGAAGCCTTACGATACTGGTATCAAAAAACCAAAAAACGAGTAACCTACGAATACGTGATCTGGAAAGGAATTAATGACCAACAGAAAGATATTGACGCACTTATAAATTTTTGTCATATCATACCCTGCAAGGTAAACCTTATCGAATATAACGCTATAGATGACCCTAGCTTTATACAAGCCTCAGAAACTTCGGTACAAGCTTATATCAGGCAATTAGAGTCTCATCATATTGTAGTTAATATAAGACGGAGCAGAGGAAAAGACATCGATGCTGCCTGCGGGCAATTGGCAAATAAGGGATAA
- a CDS encoding polyprenyl synthetase family protein yields the protein MKTVEQIKQPILEEMELFEEKFSQSMSSKVALLNRITHYIVKRKGKQMRPMFVFLSAKLVSGGKILERTYRGASVIELIHTASLVHDDVVDDSNQRRGFFSINALWKNKIAVLVGDYLLSKGMLVCIDYNDFDLLKIISVAVREVVEGELLQIEKARNLDITEEVYYEIIRQKTATLIAACCSLGACSVAPATEAVEDMRKFGELIGMAFQIKDDLFDYGDTAIGKPTGIDIKEQKMTLPLIYTLNTCSKQEKRWLINSVKNYNKDKKRVKEVIAFVKNTGGLIYAEKVMHNYKDKALAILKRYPDSEYKEALELMVTFVIDRKK from the coding sequence TTGAAAACTGTAGAGCAGATCAAGCAACCTATTCTCGAAGAAATGGAACTTTTCGAAGAGAAGTTCTCACAATCGATGTCCTCTAAAGTAGCACTGCTTAACAGAATTACCCATTACATTGTAAAAAGAAAAGGAAAACAAATGCGGCCTATGTTTGTTTTTCTTTCCGCCAAACTTGTTTCCGGAGGAAAAATTCTAGAACGTACGTATCGCGGAGCTTCTGTCATTGAATTAATTCATACTGCTAGTCTTGTACATGATGATGTAGTAGATGACTCTAATCAGCGAAGAGGTTTTTTCTCAATTAACGCCCTTTGGAAAAATAAAATTGCCGTTCTGGTAGGAGATTATTTGTTATCCAAAGGCATGTTGGTTTGTATAGACTACAATGATTTTGATCTTTTAAAAATAATTTCCGTAGCCGTTAGAGAAGTAGTCGAAGGAGAATTACTCCAAATTGAGAAAGCCCGTAATCTGGATATTACCGAAGAGGTGTATTACGAGATCATCCGTCAAAAAACTGCTACTTTAATTGCTGCCTGTTGTAGCTTGGGAGCATGTTCGGTAGCCCCTGCCACAGAAGCTGTAGAAGATATGCGAAAGTTTGGTGAATTAATTGGAATGGCCTTTCAAATAAAAGATGATTTGTTTGATTACGGGGATACGGCTATCGGAAAGCCTACAGGTATCGATATTAAAGAACAAAAAATGACCCTCCCGTTAATTTATACCTTAAACACTTGTAGTAAACAAGAAAAACGCTGGTTAATTAATAGCGTTAAGAATTATAATAAAGATAAAAAACGGGTTAAAGAAGTAATTGCTTTTGTAAAAAATACCGGGGGATTGATCTATGCTGAAAAAGTAATGCACAACTATAAAGATAAAGCGCTAGCCATCTTAAAAAGATATCCGGATTCTGAGTATAAAGAAGCATTGGAGTTGATGGTTACCTTTGTTATTGATAGAAAAAAATAA
- the gldC gene encoding gliding motility protein GldC — protein MSKIHTSEIKIDVSLDENKVPEKLKWTAKDGGVINEETKAMLLSVWDPKKQESLRIDLWTKDMPVDEMRLFFYQTLVSMSDTFYRATQDEKMTATMKDFCDYFAEKLDLIKK, from the coding sequence ATGAGTAAAATACATACTTCAGAAATAAAAATTGATGTGTCGCTTGATGAAAATAAGGTGCCGGAAAAATTAAAGTGGACGGCAAAAGACGGGGGAGTTATAAATGAGGAAACCAAAGCGATGCTTTTATCCGTATGGGATCCTAAAAAACAAGAAAGCCTACGTATTGATTTATGGACTAAAGATATGCCGGTAGATGAAATGCGTTTATTCTTTTATCAGACGTTGGTATCTATGAGTGATACGTTTTACCGTGCTACTCAAGACGAAAAAATGACGGCTACCATGAAAGATTTTTGCGACTACTTTGCAGAAAAATTAGATCTTATCAAGAAGTAA